A genomic stretch from Rhodanobacter soli includes:
- a CDS encoding HNH endonuclease, with the protein MLMEVPSRADLNATRVLSLDAAGRILDWISWQEAVCLYVRDAVAWTLGDPCLTVHGGHNRVLGAQSLLQLHPIIASTGHCREHAIDPAPALTNTALFARDRHICLYCGEHFVRAELTRDHVLPISKRGKDEWENVVSACLACNLKKSNRTPQEANMPLLAVPYRPSWVEHLILSNRNILADQMEFLVSRLPRDRRSMSMTAPVAA; encoded by the coding sequence ATGCTGATGGAAGTGCCAAGTCGGGCCGATCTCAATGCGACCCGCGTATTGTCACTGGACGCCGCCGGCCGCATCCTCGACTGGATCAGCTGGCAGGAGGCGGTTTGCCTGTACGTCCGTGACGCGGTCGCCTGGACCCTGGGCGACCCCTGCCTCACCGTGCACGGGGGCCACAACCGCGTGCTCGGCGCGCAGAGCCTGCTGCAACTGCACCCGATCATCGCCAGCACCGGCCACTGCCGCGAGCATGCGATCGACCCGGCACCGGCACTGACCAACACCGCGCTGTTTGCCCGCGACCGCCACATCTGCCTGTATTGCGGCGAGCACTTCGTCCGCGCCGAGCTCACCCGCGACCATGTGCTGCCGATTTCCAAGCGCGGCAAGGACGAGTGGGAGAACGTGGTCAGCGCCTGCCTTGCGTGCAACCTGAAGAAGAGCAACCGCACCCCGCAGGAAGCCAACATGCCGCTGCTGGCCGTGCCGTACCGGCCGAGCTGGGTCGAGCACCTGATCCTGTCCAACCGCAACATCCTGGCCGACCAGATGGAATTCCTGGTCAGCCGGCTGCCGCGCGATCGGCGCTCCATGTCGATGACCGCGCCCGTCGCCGCCTGA
- a CDS encoding Lnb N-terminal periplasmic domain-containing protein, whose product MAKAHGMIGRAALIAAVSLATFVSGAWGAMALWYQLPGNATVRTLGGVLWALAVIALVAIATARRSWLPLGVYAAMYALLLLWWASIAPSGTRIWADDVSRQFTGMVNGSEVTLDNVRDFDWRSDDDYDVHWETRHYDLDRLASADAVLSYWGSQAIAHAMISFGFDDGSHVVFSVEIRRERGEQYSPIGGFFKQFETVLVAADEHDIIRVRTNVRGEDDYLYPLRMDKAAMRALFLSYVHAANKMAVTPKFYNTITSNCTTIVYRMARQIDPGLPHDIRLLLTGYLPEYLHKVGAVDRSVPVDVLRQRGRITERARNSKAVDDFSRAIRSRSP is encoded by the coding sequence ATGGCAAAGGCGCACGGAATGATCGGCAGGGCGGCGCTCATCGCGGCGGTGTCACTCGCCACCTTCGTCTCCGGTGCGTGGGGCGCCATGGCGCTGTGGTACCAGCTGCCCGGCAACGCGACCGTGCGCACACTCGGCGGCGTGCTGTGGGCACTTGCCGTGATCGCCCTTGTCGCCATCGCAACCGCCCGCCGCAGCTGGCTTCCGCTGGGTGTCTACGCGGCGATGTACGCGCTGCTGCTGCTGTGGTGGGCGAGCATCGCGCCATCCGGCACGCGGATCTGGGCCGACGACGTTTCGCGCCAGTTCACCGGCATGGTGAACGGCAGCGAGGTGACCCTCGACAACGTGCGCGACTTCGACTGGCGCAGTGACGACGACTACGACGTGCACTGGGAGACCCGCCATTACGACCTGGACCGCCTCGCCTCGGCCGACGCGGTGCTGTCGTACTGGGGCAGCCAGGCGATCGCCCACGCGATGATCTCGTTCGGCTTCGACGACGGCAGCCACGTGGTGTTCTCGGTGGAGATCCGCCGCGAACGCGGCGAGCAGTACTCGCCGATCGGCGGCTTCTTCAAGCAGTTCGAGACGGTGCTGGTAGCCGCCGACGAACACGACATCATCCGCGTGCGCACCAATGTGCGCGGCGAGGACGACTACCTGTATCCCCTGCGCATGGACAAGGCGGCCATGCGCGCGCTGTTCCTCTCCTACGTGCACGCCGCCAACAAGATGGCGGTGACACCGAAGTTCTACAACACGATCACCTCGAACTGCACCACGATCGTCTACCGTATGGCCCGGCAGATCGATCCGGGCCTGCCGCACGACATCCGCCTGCTGCTGACCGGCTACTTGCCGGAATACCTGCACAAGGTGGGCGCGGTGGATCGCAGCGTGCCGGTCGACGTCCTGCGTCAACGCGGCCGGATCACCGAACGGGCGAGAAACAGCAAGGCGGTAGACGATTTCTCGCGCGCGATTCGCAGCCGCTCGCCGTGA
- a CDS encoding SapC family protein — MAEVLFYEHPVPLNRVEHKDLRMKAVPNVKFAMNAHSVPLTGVEFGIAARDLLIVFAGTSVTDAGPVALLGLRQNENLYVDADGQWSPDTYVPAFVRRYPFVLAEKPAGQEGDDFTVFLDERYEGFNATEGQRLFKEDGTDSELLANAVGFLGDFQQNVTRTKWFMEQLNKHGLLEPRNVQLQKEGKDGQQGKSINLNGLFVVNEEKLRTLDEKTCQEFLREGVLGWIYAHLLSLTNIDRLARRLDVREQAEAAAGAVTN, encoded by the coding sequence GTGGCTGAAGTTCTTTTCTACGAGCATCCGGTACCGCTCAACCGTGTCGAGCACAAAGACCTGCGCATGAAGGCCGTGCCGAACGTCAAGTTCGCCATGAACGCGCATTCCGTGCCGCTGACCGGCGTCGAGTTCGGCATCGCCGCGCGCGACCTGCTGATCGTGTTCGCCGGTACCAGCGTCACCGACGCCGGCCCGGTGGCCCTGCTCGGCCTGCGCCAGAACGAAAATCTGTACGTCGACGCCGACGGCCAGTGGTCGCCGGACACCTATGTCCCGGCCTTCGTGCGCCGCTACCCGTTCGTGCTGGCCGAGAAGCCGGCGGGGCAGGAAGGCGACGACTTCACCGTGTTCCTCGACGAGCGTTACGAGGGCTTCAACGCGACCGAAGGCCAGCGCCTGTTCAAGGAAGACGGCACCGACAGCGAGCTGCTGGCCAATGCCGTGGGCTTCCTCGGCGATTTCCAGCAGAACGTGACGCGCACCAAGTGGTTCATGGAGCAGCTGAACAAGCACGGCCTGCTGGAGCCGCGCAACGTGCAGTTGCAGAAGGAAGGCAAGGACGGCCAGCAGGGCAAGTCGATCAATCTCAACGGCCTGTTCGTGGTCAACGAGGAGAAGCTGCGTACGCTGGACGAGAAGACTTGCCAGGAGTTCCTGCGCGAGGGCGTGCTCGGCTGGATCTACGCGCACCTGCTGTCGCTGACCAATATCGACCGCCTGGCCCGTCGGCTGGACGTGCGCGAGCAGGCCGAGGCGGCTGCCGGCGCGGTCACGAACTGA
- a CDS encoding RNB domain-containing ribonuclease: protein MSTTRRLHIQPAGDPVLAQGMRDIHDDLKLPSAFPPEVEAAAAQAAANPRLPELDRSDIALVTIDPPGSMDLDQAMHVERTDGGYRVCYAIADVAAFVSAGDPVDLEANRRGETLYGADAKIPLHPKVLSEGAASLLPGQLRPALLWTIDLDQTGEGIAVDVRRAKVSSRARLDYAGMQQRIDAGTADPMWAVLREIGELRRQREFARGGVSLPLPEQEVSVVDGRWRLAFRARLPIEDWNEQISLLTGMAAAHLMVQAKVGLLRTLPPADPRAIERLRVTARALGISWPPGLDYPGFIRSLDPSNDVHVAMLTACTSVLRGAGYAAFDGALPAQPMHSALAAQYTHATAPLRRLVDRYTGEICVALCAKQPIPAWALAALPGLPATMQVSGHRAGQYESAVLNLAEAAVLAPRVGEVFNGAIVEVAHDDPGKGTVIVRDPAIEASVSGSASLPLGADVRVSLVEADPVRRVTRFELAG from the coding sequence ATGTCGACCACCCGCCGCCTCCACATCCAGCCTGCCGGGGATCCCGTGCTCGCGCAGGGCATGCGCGACATCCACGACGACTTGAAGCTGCCGTCGGCGTTCCCGCCGGAAGTCGAGGCAGCCGCGGCGCAGGCGGCCGCGAACCCGCGGCTGCCGGAGCTGGATCGCAGCGACATCGCCCTGGTGACCATCGACCCGCCCGGCTCGATGGACCTGGACCAGGCGATGCATGTCGAACGCACCGATGGCGGCTATCGGGTGTGCTACGCGATTGCCGACGTCGCCGCCTTCGTCAGCGCCGGCGACCCGGTCGACCTGGAGGCGAACCGGCGCGGCGAGACGCTGTACGGCGCGGACGCGAAGATCCCGCTGCACCCGAAGGTGCTGTCCGAAGGTGCCGCCTCGCTGCTGCCCGGCCAGTTGCGGCCGGCGCTGTTGTGGACGATCGATCTGGACCAGACCGGCGAAGGCATCGCCGTCGACGTGCGGCGCGCGAAGGTCAGCAGCCGCGCCCGGCTCGACTACGCCGGCATGCAGCAACGCATCGACGCGGGCACGGCCGACCCGATGTGGGCGGTGTTGCGCGAGATCGGCGAGTTGCGCCGGCAGCGCGAGTTCGCCCGCGGCGGCGTCAGCCTGCCGCTGCCGGAGCAGGAAGTCAGCGTCGTCGATGGCCGCTGGAGGCTGGCGTTTCGCGCGCGCCTGCCGATCGAGGACTGGAACGAGCAGATCTCGCTGCTCACCGGGATGGCCGCGGCGCACCTGATGGTGCAGGCGAAGGTCGGCCTGCTGCGCACCCTGCCGCCGGCCGATCCGCGCGCGATCGAGCGCTTGCGCGTCACCGCGCGGGCACTCGGCATCAGCTGGCCGCCCGGGCTGGATTATCCCGGCTTCATCCGTTCGCTGGATCCGTCGAACGACGTGCATGTGGCGATGCTGACCGCCTGCACCAGCGTGCTGCGCGGGGCCGGCTATGCGGCGTTCGACGGCGCGCTGCCCGCGCAGCCGATGCACTCGGCGCTGGCTGCGCAATACACCCACGCCACCGCGCCGCTGCGCCGGCTGGTCGATCGCTACACCGGCGAGATCTGCGTGGCGCTGTGCGCGAAGCAGCCGATACCGGCGTGGGCGCTGGCCGCGCTGCCGGGCCTGCCGGCCACCATGCAGGTCTCCGGCCATCGCGCCGGCCAGTACGAAAGCGCCGTGCTCAACCTGGCCGAAGCCGCCGTGCTGGCCCCGCGCGTGGGCGAAGTCTTCAACGGCGCGATCGTCGAGGTGGCCCATGACGATCCGGGCAAGGGCACGGTCATCGTGCGCGACCCGGCGATCGAGGCCAGCGTATCCGGCAGCGCGAGTCTTCCGCTCGGTGCCGACGTCAGGGTGAGCCTGGTCGAGGCCGATCCGGTTCGGCGGGTGACGCGTTTCGAGCTGGCTGGTTAG
- a CDS encoding GNAT family N-acetyltransferase, protein MTDMSLLIRLAEEDDDDFILDQVPRFVDFTLPPWRRRHECIEGIRNDLLRHLEDQPANSYLFVAEDEDGERAGFIHLQRTADFFTGRSNCHISDIAVAPQHEGRGVGKALLAHAETWAREHQCQLVTLAVFPGNERARALYEASGYTPDLLRLAKPVR, encoded by the coding sequence ATGACCGACATGTCCCTGCTGATTCGCCTGGCCGAAGAAGACGACGACGATTTCATCCTCGATCAGGTGCCGCGTTTCGTGGATTTCACGCTGCCGCCATGGCGGCGCCGCCACGAATGCATCGAGGGCATCCGCAACGACCTGCTGCGCCATCTTGAGGACCAGCCGGCGAACAGCTACCTGTTCGTGGCCGAGGACGAAGACGGCGAACGGGCCGGTTTCATCCACCTGCAGCGCACCGCGGACTTCTTCACCGGGCGCAGCAATTGCCATATCTCCGACATTGCGGTGGCGCCGCAGCACGAGGGGCGTGGCGTCGGCAAGGCGCTGCTGGCGCACGCCGAGACCTGGGCACGCGAGCATCAATGCCAGCTGGTGACGCTGGCGGTGTTCCCCGGCAACGAGCGCGCCCGCGCCCTGTACGAAGCCTCCGGCTACACACCCGACCTGCTGCGGCTGGCCAAGCCGGTCCGCTGA